TGGGCATGCTCTTCTTTGTCTCGGCGTTCATGCTCACCGTCGCCTTGATCTGCTGGCTCCCGCTGCTCCGACGCCTTCCCGACACCCGCTCCACCGGCCGAATCGTGATCCTCTTCGTCCTTGCTCCCGCCCTCTCGATGGGACTCCTCGCGAGCATGGCGCTCGAAAGTGAAGAAGCCGCTGCCGCTCGCCAACGAACCCACCTGATGCGCGTGGCCCAACTGATCGTTGACGATTTCAGCGAGCGCGGCCGCATGCCCGTCCTGTTCGACGATGCCTTGCAACGCTCCGACGACCCGCTGCCCCATCGCGGCGATGCCAATGGTCGATCACTCGTCTATCGCAAGCTCGATGCCGACTCCGCCCTGCTCTGTGCCCCCGATTGCCGGGTCCACATCGAGATCGAGGGAACCACCATCCAGTACCAGACCTGGCCCAAAGGTCATCCCGACCCCTGCGGCATGCACTCCGATTCGTCCTACTGGACCAACGCCGAGCCGGCTCCCTGATCCCCCGACGAGCCCCGTTCGATGCGTAAGGACCGCCGATCCCTCACGATCGGCAGTCCCGTTTCGCACCGTCGTCGAACCCGAGCGGTCACCTCAAACGCCGGCCGCCTTCTTCAGCGCCTCGATCGCAGGAGCGTAATCCGGCTCGCTGGCCACTTCCTTCACATATTCCACATGCGTGATCGTTCCGTTCGGATCGACCACAAACAACGCCCTTGCCAGCAACGGGACCGGAACTCCGGACATCAGAACGCCGTAATGCGTACCGAAGCTCTGGTTATGCAGGTCGGAAAGGTTCGTCATGTTCCCGATCTGCGCCTCATCGCAGAAGCGGGCCATGGCAAACGGCAGGTCGGTGCTGATCGTGTACGCGGCGACCTTGTCCCCCAGCTCTTTCAAGGTGCTCGACAGGGTCCGGGTTTGCGTGTTGCAAACCGGGGTGTCTAGCGACGGCACGACGCTGAACAGCCGGGCCTTGCCGCTCGTCTCCTTCAACGTCACCACTTCCAGACCCGACGCTCCCTTCGTCACGCAAGAAAACTCAGGAGCCGAGTCTCCCACGTTCAGGCGGGGCCCCACCAGGTCGATCGGGTTGCCCTTCATCGTCACTTCGCCGCTGCGCGTTGCTGCCATCGGTCAATTCTCCCATCCCACGGATTCTCATCTCGATTGGGTCATGATTCCACCGAACCATGATCACGTCACCCCTGAGCTGCCGCCAGCGTTCGCCGGAGGCAATCGAGGCTCTGACGCGCGGTTTCCTCAGCGCCGGGGGTGAAGTCAAACACCTCAACCGAAACCCAGCGATCGTATCCCGAGTCCACCAGCGCCTTCATGATCGGGCCGAAGTCCGTTGCTCCCATGCCCGGCCCTCTCAGATTCGGGTCGTTGGCATGGAAGTGACCGGCATACGGGGCATGCTGCCGGATCAAGTCGGGAACCGTCCCGCCCGGATCGCTCGACATCGCCTTGACGTCCAGGTGCAGCGTGACCTTCGGATGCCCCACCCGTTCGATCAACGCCCGCGTCTCGTCAATGCTCGTCAAGAAGTTCGTTTCCTCGCTCGTGAGCGGCTCCATGCACAGCTCGACGCCGTGCGCCTCCAGGTCGTCGGTCACCGCCTGAAGCACCTCGACCGCGAATCGCTCGCCGTCTTCCCGCGAGACGTCCATCGCAATGTCTCGCTGCTTCGGCGATCCGAAGACCATCACCGAACCGCCCATGTCCTTCGTCGCTTCGATCAAGACCTTCAGATAATCGATCGTGTTGAACCGTACCGTCGGATCGGGA
The Tautonia marina DNA segment above includes these coding regions:
- a CDS encoding sugar phosphate isomerase/epimerase family protein, whose product is MIRFGICNELFEGWDLARTCAEVKSIGYEGIELAPFTLAPLITMLGKDRRAEIRRTIADAGLETIGLHWLLAKTEGYHLTSPDPTVRFNTIDYLKVLIEATKDMGGSVMVFGSPKQRDIAMDVSREDGERFAVEVLQAVTDDLEAHGVELCMEPLTSEETNFLTSIDETRALIERVGHPKVTLHLDVKAMSSDPGGTVPDLIRQHAPYAGHFHANDPNLRGPGMGATDFGPIMKALVDSGYDRWVSVEVFDFTPGAEETARQSLDCLRRTLAAAQG
- the tpx gene encoding thiol peroxidase, translating into MAATRSGEVTMKGNPIDLVGPRLNVGDSAPEFSCVTKGASGLEVVTLKETSGKARLFSVVPSLDTPVCNTQTRTLSSTLKELGDKVAAYTISTDLPFAMARFCDEAQIGNMTNLSDLHNQSFGTHYGVLMSGVPVPLLARALFVVDPNGTITHVEYVKEVASEPDYAPAIEALKKAAGV